From the Musa acuminata AAA Group cultivar baxijiao chromosome BXJ3-1, Cavendish_Baxijiao_AAA, whole genome shotgun sequence genome, the window ATTGCTTCAAGATTCCTTGGCCTGTTCGTCCAAATTATAATTAGTGGACGAGGAATCCCAGTTATACTGCTGATGCTGAGGGACTAATGGCTTTCTATGATCTACTTGATGCCGCAACCTTACCAAGCAGAGAGTTTACTGGGGATGGACATCTTATGTCAGATTCACCACCAAAACCAGGCTCTCCTCATGAAAGAACGATGAGCTTTCTGAAGTGAAACTTTCTGCAAGTTGTTTGTAGAGTGCGTGAAACAGTAGTGGAATCAGCTCAAGCACTGCATGATGTCTTATCAACTAAACCTCCAGTTTTTTAGCATCAAAACATTCATCAATGGAACTAATGTCTTTGAATCCTCAACCCAGCTGCCCCTCCTCGAAGATCCCATCCACCTTCACCGAAAAATCCAACCTCAGCCGCCCCAAATCCAACTAAAGAAACGGGTTGACTTTTTTGGGTCTCCTGCCAGTTGCTGATGTGGCCATGGTATATGTGGTGGACAGCTTGAAGTACAGAATTGAACTCGGGACGAAGCTCTATTGATCACTTGATAGATGCCAGGTAACTTCTTTTCGACCTCCAGAACCAAGAGATTTCTCCATGGGAGCAACATAACCTTTCTCCGAAGTTTTGCTGTGGCTAAAGAAGAGAGATACGAAAGTACCAAGAAACAAGGCCTTGTCAAAAAGTCATTACTGCTCCCTGAAACCATGTCCTCCCTTCTCTCTCCCGCATTTCTTAGCCTACAAAAGGAGAGTCCGCCTCCCTTTGTTTGCAGTAGTAACGGTTTCATGGACTTCACATCTGAGCTTCAAGAGGCTTTCTCCCTCTTTGACAAAGATGGAGATGGTGTTCTGTCATCAATCCTTTCTGCCCTTTGTCTTAGTTCTCTTATGCTGTTCTCAGATTTTGAtaggagttttttttttattttttttatcgtagTTCTCATGTCTGTCAAACTTTTCTCTCTTGTTCCTTTAGGTTGCCCAGTGTTTGTCTTGTTTTGTGTCTTCTACTTAAATTTGCTTCCCTTTTGTTGATTCTAAGAAGATAATGGCTTCTGATAAATTCACTTGTTGGACTAGATATTAAGAAATCTTTTCACCAATTGCCTTTTGTTTTTCATGCTCATGAACTTCTGCAAAGACATCCATAAATTTAACATGTTGCATGATGGAACAATAAGATTATGCTTAATTTAGTCTGCTATTAGGCTTTTGAATTCTCATTTTGCTTGTGTTATCTTCAAATTTTGTCTGTTCATGGAGTTTGCCCTACTTGTTATGCTGAAACTACCAGCCAATTAATCCATTAAACCTTAGGACAAATTTGTCTGATGTGATCACTATATTAATTCCAGTACTCCAACAATTATGAAGCATATCCTGTGCTGCTTGTTACTTATTCttgtagaaaaaatattttaggctGTGCAGGTTTTGGGACATAACAAGTCACAGTTTTGGATCAAAAAGTTGTCCTTCTAATTCAAATTGTCCTGTTTGCTGAATTCTTCTGACAACCATAAAAACAAGTCCTTAGTTATTCTGAACTAATTTgcagttttctttttcttggagCAAGAAGTAGTTTGTAGCTTATTTCTAGTCAGTGAGAATGATACTGCTTTGATGTTTCTCATGTAATTTTTTTCAAGACATAATTTGCTTCTCAGTTCCTGTTTTGACATGACAGGATGCATCACACTTGAAGAACTCGCCAGTGTCATCCGTCCATTAGGCCACAACCCAACAGAACAAGAGCTGCAGGATATGATCAGGGAGGTTGATGTCAATGGCAACGGGACTATTGAGTTCAATGAGTTCTTCAACATAATGGCTTGGAAAATGAAGGTGATCTGCTTGTGCTTCTTCTCCAAATAATTAACTTCAGCTGATGAACTTAAAAGTTCCAATATGAAATAATTAAGATTGAAGAGATTACAGTACATACTCAAAATCTTACAGTTGTGTTCTTCCTGGATTTGTAGGAGGCTGAAGCTGAAGAGGAAATGAGAGAAGCCTTTAAGGTTTTTGACAAAGACCAGGATGGATATATCTCATCTTATGAGGTAATTGTTGGGCAGtgctatttttctttttatacctCTTTCAGCAAACATCTTTGTATATGATAAATGTTTCGAATGTGTGACCAAAAATCCCAATCAAAACATTTCTCATGGTATCAAATGTTCAAGACTAAACCGGTTTGCAAATGAGAGGGGATGTTAAGACTTAATAGCTTAAGCATTTGAAATTATTGATCATCCCAATCGAAACATTTATCATGGTATCGGAGCATGTGAAAATATATCGAGTCATTTCATAACAGCTTAAACCTTTTGGATTATTGATAACCCAATCAAAATCTTCATCAATATATACCAGTATGAAATGAAATCTACATTCACTGAGAGTAGATCAGGTAGCAGCCCTTTAAAATTTCTGAATACTAAATCTTGACTTTGTACTCTGCTGAATTGATGAATTCTGTCACACTAATATCATCAGTTGGTGCTAATTTATTTGTGTATGAATAGCATTCTTTTATTGGATGCAGCTGATGAGTGTAATGATTAATCTTGGAGAGGAAGTAACATATGATGAGGTTAAGGAGATGATTAGAGAGGCTGACATCAATGGTGATGGCCAAGTAGACTTTTATGAGTTCTCCAAGATGATGATGGCTGTCCAAACTAAGTTCTGAAGACACACCGAAGAATGTTGGATTTCCACTTTTATTTCTTCTAAATTGCAGATGAAATGATATAAGTACATGTTTCATATTTTTCATTTATGGTTgttgtttataatattttatggagATTCAGTATTGGTGTCCCATGGTCAAAACATTTTAGTCCTTGCCTATGTCAACATATCTCTGTCTCTTGGTAGAGTTGCTTAATCATATTAATATGACGAATATTCTCAACCAATCGGGATTTGATACGCTGAAGTCTAATTAgctcaaaaatgataaaataagtcAGTGAGGATTGTAATCTGAAAATATTCCCCAACTCATTATTGATTCAATGTTTATTTACCCAATTGTTTATCATTATAATCTCTGAGATATTAATAGGGGCCTCTTAAGTACCATACAAACTCTTTGGACTGTTCGAATTTTGATAGATTATGATTTGAGTATCAAAGGGACCTCACAAGAAACACCCCCGCTACTAGGACTCCTCCAGAGCTGAATCattcatcaaaatcaaaggaGCATCCTGAGCGATCACCCCAAGGAGCTCAACTTGATATCCTTGAGCTCACAGCCCATCTTAGGAAGCtaagtcagatatctcatattgagATTCATACAAACAAATTTGGGTTTACAACTTGACAAGACTTAGCGGACCAGGTCGGATCAATCTCAGTACATCATCATGCTGATGACCAAACAGTCTGCATGTCAAACCTTTCTTCTGAGAGTAGATGTCTGCAT encodes:
- the LOC103986194 gene encoding calmodulin-2/4 isoform X2, whose product is MPGCITLEELASVIRPLGHNPTEQELQDMIREVDVNGNGTIEFNEFFNIMAWKMKEAEAEEEMREAFKVFDKDQDGYISSYELMSVMINLGEEVTYDEVKEMIREADINGDGQVDFYEFSKMMMAVQTKF
- the LOC103986194 gene encoding uncharacterized protein LOC103986194 isoform X1; this encodes MSSLLSPAFLSLQKESPPPFVCSSNGFMDFTSELQEAFSLFDKDGDGCITLEELASVIRPLGHNPTEQELQDMIREVDVNGNGTIEFNEFFNIMAWKMKEAEAEEEMREAFKVFDKDQDGYISSYELMSVMINLGEEVTYDEVKEMIREADINGDGQVDFYEFSKMMMAVQTKF